Below is a window of Pseudomonas monteilii DNA.
AGCGACCTTTCTGGTGCGCCATCAGGGCGAGCCGGCCTTGCTGCTCGGCGTGGTCATGCGCGATGGCTGGAACGGCCTGGACCTGGGCAAGGCCCTGGCTGAGGAAAGGACCCGTATCAACGCGGGCCTGCCCTTGGGCATGACACTCTCACAGGTCACCGACCAGTCGGTGAACATCAGTGCTGCCGTGGACGAGTTCATGGTCAAGTTCTTCGTGGCGTTGCTGGTGGTGATGGTGGTCTGCTTCATCAGCATGGGCTGGCGCGTGGGCCTGGTAGTCGCCGCCGCCGTGCCGCTGACCTTGGCAATGGTCTTCGTGGTCATGGACGCCACGGGCAGGCATTTCGACCGCATCACGCTCGGTTCCTTGATTCTGGCACTGGGCCTGCTGGTGGACGACGCCATCATCGCCATCGAGACGATGGTCGTGAAAATGGAGGAGGGTTATGACCGGATCGCTGCATCGGCGTATGCCTGGAGCCATACCGCAGCGCCGATGCTGGCCGGCACCCTGGTCACGGCCGTGGGCTTCATGCCCAACGGCTTCGCCCAGTCCACGGCAGGGGAATACACCAGCAACATGTTCTGGATCGTCGGGATTGCGTTGATCGCGTCCTGGATCGTGGCTGTGGTCTTCACCCCATACCTGGGCGTCAAGTGGCTTCCTGAGCTCGAACCGGTCGAGGGCGGGCACACCACGCCATACGACACCCGCGCCTACACTCGTTTCCGCCGTCTGCTCGGGCAGGTCATCGAGCGCAAATGGGGGGTCGCAGGGGCCGTGGTCGTACTGTTCACGTTGGCTGTGCTGGGTATGGCCCGGGTCGACAAGCAGTTCTTCCCGACCTCCGATCGTCCTGAAGTGCTGGTCGACGTGCAGATGCCGCGTGGCACGTCCATCGAACAGACCAGCGCAGCCACGGCCAAGGTCGAGGCGTGGCTGCGCAACGAGAGCGCTGCGAGGGTCGTCACCTCGTACATCGGGCAGGGCCCACCACGCTTCTACCTGGCCATGGCGCCAGAGTTGCCTGATCCCTCGTTTGCCAAGATCGTCGTCCTCACGCCTGACGAAGAGGCGCGCGAGGCCTTGAAGCTCAAGCTGCGTCAGGCCGTTGCCCAGGGCTTGGCTGCCGAGGCGCAGGTCAGGGTCACGCAACTGGTCTTCGGTCCCTATTCGCCTTACCCGGTCGCCTACCGCGTCATGGGGCCGGACCTGGACAGGGTCCGCGTCATCGCGCACCAGGTCGAAGCCGTGCTGCAAGCCAGCCCGATGATGCGCAGCGTCAATCTGGATGCAGGCACGCGGGTGCCGACGTTGCACCTGTCACTGGATCAGGACCGCTTGCAGGCCATGGGATTGAGCCCGAGCACGATTGCCCAGCAGTTGCAGTTCCTGCTGTCAGGCACGCCGATCACGGCCGTGCGCGAGGACATCCGCTCGGTTCAGATCGTTGGCCGGGCCGCCGGCGACGTGCGTCTCGACCCAGCCCGTCTCCAGGCGCTGAGCGTGGTGAACGCGAGCGGGCAACGTGTGTCGCTGTCCCAACTGGGCACGCTCGAGGTTCGCAGCGAAGACCCGATCCTGAGGCGACGGGACCGCACACCGACCCTCACGGTGAGGGGCGATATCGCCGAGCATCTGCAACCGCCGGACGTTTCCAGTGCCCTGACTCGGGAGCTGCAACCGATCATCGAGACGCTGCCGCCGGGCTATCGGATCGAGCAGGCCGGCTCGATCGAAGAGTCGGCCAAGGCCACCGCCGCCTTGATTCCGCTGTTCCCGGTGATGATCGCGATCACCTTGCTCATCATCATCGTGCAGGTGCGTTCGATGTCGGCCATGACCATGGTGTTTCTCACCGCGCCGCTTGGCCTGATCGGTGTGGTGCCGATGCTGTTGCTGTTCGGACAGCCCTTCGGCATCAACGCACTGGTGGGGCTGATCGCGTTGTCGGGCATTCTGATGCGCAACACACTGATCCTGATCGGGCAGATCGACCACAACCAGGCCCATGGACTCGAGCCTTTCCAGGCGGTGGTCGAAGCCACCGTGCAACGTGCGCGCCCGGTGCTCCTGACGGCGCTGGCCGCCATTCTGGCGTTCATCCCGCTGACCCATTCGGTGTTCTGGGGGACGTTGGCCTACACCCTGATCGGGGGCACCTTCGGCGGCACCCTGATCACCCTGGTATTCCTGCCGGCGATGTACGCGATCTGGTTCAAGATCCAACGCGATCCCCCGCTTCCATCCCGTGCATCGCCATCCGAAACGTCGGCCGCCGGTCGATGAACCCGGACAGGGCCTGCCTGCTCAACCGTGGAGAATGAACATGAACGAACAATCGGCCCAGCAACGTATCGTCGTGACGGGCAGCGGCATGGTCACGCCGTTGGGGTGTGGCGTGGAGATCGTCTGGCAGCGCCTGCTGGCAGGCGTCTCGGGCATCGGCACCTTGCCTGACGCCGTCAGCGCTGGTGTAGGCGTGAACGTCGGCGGGCAGGTGCCCACACGTGAAGAGGATCCTGTTGCCGGTTACGATCCGCTGGCGTCGATACCGGCCAAGGCGCGCAAGAAGATGGACCGTTTCATCGAGTTCGCCCTGGTCGCGGCCCATGAAGCGCTGGCGCAGGCCGGGTGGCATCCGCAGGATGAGGTGAGCCGACAGCGTACGGCCACCGTGATCGCTTCGGGGATCGGCGGCTTCGGCGCGATCGCCGAGGCTGTACGGACCACGGATGCACGAGGCCCACGTCGGCTCTCGCCGTTCGCCGCGCCTTCATTTCTGGCCAACATGGCGGCAGGTCACGTATCGATCACCCATGGTTTCAAAGGGCCGCTGGGCGCCCCCGTCACAGCCTGCGCTGCCAGTGTCCAGGCCATTGGCGATGCAGCGCGGTTGATCCGAAGCGGTGAAGCGGACATTGCGCTGTGTGGCGGGGCCGAGGCTGCCCTGGACCGCGTCACGCTGGGGTGTTTCGCGGCGGCCAGAGCCCTGTCGAGCGGGTTCAACGATCAGCCCTGGAAGGCGTCCCGCCCGTTCGACCGAGACCGTGAGGGTTTCGTCATGGCCGAAGGGGCCGGCCTGCTGGTGATCGAGTCGCTCGACCACGCCTTGGCCCGGGGGGCGACGCCATTGGCCGAGCTGGTCGGCTACGGCACCAGTGCCGACGCCTACCACCTGACGGCAGGCCCTGCCGATGGCAGCGGCGCGCAACGTGCCATGGAGCAGGCCTTGCGTCAGGCGCGGATCAGTCCTGAAGAGGTACAGCACATCAACGCCCATGCGACCTCCACGCCGGTGGGCGATGGCGGGGAGTTGGCAGCGCTACGTGCCCTGTTCGGCACTCGTCCGGGCCTGGCGATCAGCGCGACCAAGTCCGCGACCGGCCACCTCCTGGGCGCGGCGGGCGCCGTGGAAGCCATCTTCACGGTGCTGGCGCTGCGCGACCAGATAGCCCCACCGACCCTTAACCTCGATGCGCCGGACGAAGCGGCAGCAGGGCTGGACCTGGTCGCGTTGACGGCCCGGCAGACGCCAATGACCCATGCCCTGTCCAATGGATTCGGTTTCGGCGGGGTCAATGCGAGCGTGTTGTTCAAGCAATGGGTCGGTCATTGACGGTGCAGTGAGCTGAGGAACGTCCACAGCAGGGGAAGGGTGCCTTGTGCCGACGCTCGACACGGCGGCAGATGGTGTAACGTGTGTGTTTTCGCGCACCGCCCTTGCAACCGGCCCGCGCGGTTTCATGACTCGACACAAGGCACTCCCATGAGCGGTCTCAGCCCATCCTACGTTCTTTCGATCCAATCGCACGTCGCCTTCGGCCATGTCGGCAACGATGCCGCCGTGTTCCCGCTGCAACGCCTGGGCTTCGAAGTCCTGCCGATCCACACCGTGCAGTTCTCCAACCACACCGGGTACGGCCAGTACCGGGGCCAGGTGTTCGGCGCCGAGCACGTGCGCGAGGTGCTGCAGGGGCTGCGTGAACGTGGGGTACTGGCCCAGGTGGCAGGGGTGCTGTCGGGGTATGTCGGCGATGCGGCCATTGGCGAGGTGATCCTGGAGACCGTGGAGGAGATTCGTCGTGACAACCCCGAGGTGCGCTACCTGTGCGACCCGGTCATCGGCGACGTGGGGCGGGGGATCTTCGTCCAGGCGGCGATCCCCGATTTCTTCCGCAACCTGGCCTTGCCCTGCGCGAACATCATCACCCCCAACCAGTTCGAGTTCGAGCTGCTGACCGGCAGCAAGCTCGGCAGCGTTGCCGAAGCGGTGCGCGTGGCGCAGCAGCTGCGTGGGCGTGGGCCGGACATCGTGGTGATCACCAGCCTGGCCACCGACGACATTCCGCTGGATCGCCTGGGGACGCTGGCCATCAATGGCGAGGGTGCATGGCTGGTGAATACCCCACGTCTGGCGCTGCACCCGTTGCCCAATGGCATGGGTGATGTGTTCTCGGCCACCGTGCTGGCGCACTTGCTGAACCAGGTGCCGTTGGCCGAGGCACTGGAACGCACGACCTCGACGCTGTATGGCCTGGTGCA
It encodes the following:
- a CDS encoding multidrug transporter, with protein sequence MSITRFNLSALAVRERAVTLFLILLISVAGCLSFFKLGRAEDPPFTVKQMTLITAWPGATAQEMQDQVAELLEKRLQELKWYDRSETYTRPGMAFTLLSLQDKTPPDEVQAQFYQARKKLGDAANGLPAGVIGPLMNDEFADVTFALFALKAKGEPHRLLVREAETLRQRLLHVPGVKKVDIIGERPERIFISFSHERLATLGVAPQDLFAALEGQNALTPAGSIETRGPEVVVRLDGAFKTLQRIRDTPVTVAGRTFRLSDLATVERGHEDPATFLVRHQGEPALLLGVVMRDGWNGLDLGKALAEERTRINAGLPLGMTLSQVTDQSVNISAAVDEFMVKFFVALLVVMVVCFISMGWRVGLVVAAAVPLTLAMVFVVMDATGRHFDRITLGSLILALGLLVDDAIIAIETMVVKMEEGYDRIAASAYAWSHTAAPMLAGTLVTAVGFMPNGFAQSTAGEYTSNMFWIVGIALIASWIVAVVFTPYLGVKWLPELEPVEGGHTTPYDTRAYTRFRRLLGQVIERKWGVAGAVVVLFTLAVLGMARVDKQFFPTSDRPEVLVDVQMPRGTSIEQTSAATAKVEAWLRNESAARVVTSYIGQGPPRFYLAMAPELPDPSFAKIVVLTPDEEAREALKLKLRQAVAQGLAAEAQVRVTQLVFGPYSPYPVAYRVMGPDLDRVRVIAHQVEAVLQASPMMRSVNLDAGTRVPTLHLSLDQDRLQAMGLSPSTIAQQLQFLLSGTPITAVREDIRSVQIVGRAAGDVRLDPARLQALSVVNASGQRVSLSQLGTLEVRSEDPILRRRDRTPTLTVRGDIAEHLQPPDVSSALTRELQPIIETLPPGYRIEQAGSIEESAKATAALIPLFPVMIAITLLIIIVQVRSMSAMTMVFLTAPLGLIGVVPMLLLFGQPFGINALVGLIALSGILMRNTLILIGQIDHNQAHGLEPFQAVVEATVQRARPVLLTALAAILAFIPLTHSVFWGTLAYTLIGGTFGGTLITLVFLPAMYAIWFKIQRDPPLPSRASPSETSAAGR
- a CDS encoding beta-ketoacyl-[acyl-carrier-protein] synthase II (FabF; beta-ketoacyl-ACP synthase II, KASII; catalyzes a condensation reaction in fatty acid biosynthesis: addition of an acyl acceptor of two carbons from malonyl-ACP; required for the elongation of short-chain unsaturated acyl-ACP), giving the protein MNEQSAQQRIVVTGSGMVTPLGCGVEIVWQRLLAGVSGIGTLPDAVSAGVGVNVGGQVPTREEDPVAGYDPLASIPAKARKKMDRFIEFALVAAHEALAQAGWHPQDEVSRQRTATVIASGIGGFGAIAEAVRTTDARGPRRLSPFAAPSFLANMAAGHVSITHGFKGPLGAPVTACAASVQAIGDAARLIRSGEADIALCGGAEAALDRVTLGCFAAARALSSGFNDQPWKASRPFDRDREGFVMAEGAGLLVIESLDHALARGATPLAELVGYGTSADAYHLTAGPADGSGAQRAMEQALRQARISPEEVQHINAHATSTPVGDGGELAALRALFGTRPGLAISATKSATGHLLGAAGAVEAIFTVLALRDQIAPPTLNLDAPDEAAAGLDLVALTARQTPMTHALSNGFGFGGVNASVLFKQWVGH
- a CDS encoding pyridoxamine kinase, with the translated sequence MSGLSPSYVLSIQSHVAFGHVGNDAAVFPLQRLGFEVLPIHTVQFSNHTGYGQYRGQVFGAEHVREVLQGLRERGVLAQVAGVLSGYVGDAAIGEVILETVEEIRRDNPEVRYLCDPVIGDVGRGIFVQAAIPDFFRNLALPCANIITPNQFEFELLTGSKLGSVAEAVRVAQQLRGRGPDIVVITSLATDDIPLDRLGTLAINGEGAWLVNTPRLALHPLPNGMGDVFSATVLAHLLNQVPLAEALERTTSTLYGLVQATVVGSRDLPLVAAQEQIVAPGFVCEAVRVG